The DNA segment CTTCATGCTGTGCACGGCAAGATCAATCGTTCCCTCGAGCAGCTGCTGTTCAATTTCCTTTACAAAAATACCCTTATCCTTCATCTGATCCAATGCCACATGCTGATTGCGGTCTCCCTTGGTAGAGATCACGCATAGCTCAAAGGTATGCTGCGGATATGCTTCCTGCAGACGGTCTCTTACCTCCTTGCATTGTGCCAGCGCCAGAGCGCTTCCTCTTGTTCCCATTCGTATATGCATAATCAGTCTCCCTTCAGCATCGTTTCCAAAACCTGCGCATACAGTCGCTGATCCTGCCCTTTTGCTTTTTTCAGCGTCAGCATCGGCTCTTTTACCATACGCAGAAAGGATGTATGCAAAACCTTTTTCAAAACCTGCTCCTCATGCGAATTCAGCTGCAGTTTGGATTGCAGCAATGCAAAGGTATCTGCCGCCATTTGCTCACTGCGCTGCTGCAGCGATTGAATCAGCTCATCCATCTGCTGTCCCTGCAGACGTTCATAGGCTTCCTGCGCTGCCTGCTCCAGCATTCCATGTGCCTGTTGCAAAAGGCTTTTTCGTTTCTGCAGCTGATCATCCGCTTCCTGCTGCAGATGATCGATATCAATCACCGTACGCCATGCATCATCTGCGATATCCGGATCAATATCTCTTGGCATTGCCAGATCCACATACAGCTGCTTTCGCTGTGTCTGCGGCATATCCTCTTTTCGCAGAATGCGGTGAGGAGAAGCAGTCATGGAACATATCACATCACATTGCTCCAGTATCTCATAGCGTTTTTCAAATGGAGTATAGTCCATCCTGGATGCCATCACCCGCTTTGCCTTTTCCTTGCTGCGGCTGCATACATACAGTGCTGACAGCGGCTCCTCCTGCAAATACTGCAGCATCAGCGAAGCCATTTCCCCGCTGCCAATCACCAGTATGCTGGCATTATCCAAGGATATTGTACGGCGGATGCTC comes from the Erysipelotrichaceae bacterium 66202529 genome and includes:
- the hemA gene encoding glutamyl-tRNA reductase, which translates into the protein MEFGVLGVSYKEASADIRDLTAFTDTEKMELYNRLLDIAITQAVLVSTCNRSELYIIYETRKQLDEAKRLFLQAANHNVPLFLKTGRDAVLYLFEVAAGYHSMVLGEDQILGQIQSSYLLADQCHACQKQLHRIFQSCFAAVKQLKATYKISEHPLSIAYLAIKSIRRTISLDNASILVIGSGEMASLMLQYLQEEPLSALYVCSRSKEKAKRVMASRMDYTPFEKRYEILEQCDVICSMTASPHRILRKEDMPQTQRKQLYVDLAMPRDIDPDIADDAWRTVIDIDHLQQEADDQLQKRKSLLQQAHGMLEQAAQEAYERLQGQQMDELIQSLQQRSEQMAADTFALLQSKLQLNSHEEQVLKKVLHTSFLRMVKEPMLTLKKAKGQDQRLYAQVLETMLKGD